In Spirobacillus cienkowskii, a genomic segment contains:
- a CDS encoding nicotinate phosphoribosyltransferase, which translates to MSSFLKKVYTNSLALMTDFYQITMAYGYWKTGIAEQHSVFHLYFRKNPFHGGYSIASGLEIAIEFIKNFNFQESDLEYLKSLKDSNSNCLFDPKFLDYLKDLKFTCSIEAVPEGTVIFPNEPILRISGPIAQCQLLETPLLNIINFHTLISTKAARIVNAAENIPVFELGARRAQGIDGALSASRAAYIGGCNGTSNVLAGKIFGIPVKGTHSHSWVMSFANELDSFYAIAESMPDNAVLLVDTYNTIDGIKNAIKVGHYLKSKGKTLKGIRLDSGDLAQLSNTARKLLDEAGFKDTAIIASNDLNEYIITKLKEENSNISSLGVGTQLVTAFDEPALGAVYKLSAIYINNEWKYKIKISNQAIKISTPGILQIRRFQSNNEYVSDMIYDELSFNQKEENSTYSLSNFNSSIVNSNKNDFQDLLIPIFKNGNLVYECPNIEEIRKNTLNNLSKLNQKYKKILNSEIYPIGLEKNLYEIKENLIKENK; encoded by the coding sequence ATGTCTTCATTTTTAAAAAAAGTTTATACAAATTCTTTAGCTCTAATGACAGATTTTTACCAAATTACGATGGCTTACGGATATTGGAAAACAGGTATTGCAGAACAACACAGCGTTTTTCATCTTTACTTTAGAAAAAATCCTTTTCATGGAGGATATTCTATTGCTTCCGGACTTGAAATTGCCATAGAATTTATAAAAAATTTTAATTTTCAAGAAAGCGATCTCGAATATTTAAAATCTTTAAAAGACTCTAACAGCAACTGTCTTTTTGATCCCAAATTTTTAGATTATTTAAAAGATTTAAAATTTACTTGCAGTATAGAAGCTGTTCCAGAAGGCACGGTCATTTTTCCAAACGAGCCAATTCTTAGAATTTCTGGTCCCATTGCACAATGCCAACTTCTCGAAACACCACTTCTGAATATCATCAACTTTCATACACTTATTTCAACCAAAGCAGCTCGTATTGTTAACGCTGCAGAAAACATACCTGTATTTGAGTTAGGAGCCAGAAGGGCGCAAGGAATTGATGGTGCGCTGAGCGCCAGTCGAGCTGCTTATATTGGTGGTTGCAATGGAACATCGAACGTTCTTGCTGGAAAAATATTTGGAATTCCTGTTAAAGGAACCCACTCACACAGTTGGGTAATGTCTTTTGCAAACGAATTGGATTCTTTTTACGCAATTGCAGAATCTATGCCAGATAATGCAGTTCTTCTTGTTGATACATATAATACTATAGATGGTATCAAAAATGCCATTAAGGTAGGGCACTACCTAAAAAGTAAAGGAAAAACTCTTAAAGGAATACGCTTAGATTCTGGAGATTTAGCACAATTAAGTAATACTGCTAGAAAATTATTAGATGAAGCAGGATTTAAAGACACAGCTATTATAGCTAGTAACGATTTGAACGAATATATTATTACCAAACTCAAAGAAGAAAACTCAAATATATCATCATTAGGCGTAGGCACCCAACTTGTTACTGCATTTGATGAACCTGCTTTAGGAGCTGTATATAAGTTATCTGCTATTTATATCAATAACGAGTGGAAATATAAAATTAAAATTTCAAATCAGGCTATTAAAATTTCAACACCTGGAATTTTACAAATTAGAAGATTTCAATCCAATAATGAATATGTTTCAGATATGATTTATGATGAACTATCTTTTAACCAAAAAGAAGAAAATAGCACCTATTCTTTAAGCAATTTCAATTCTTCTATAGTAAATTCTAATAAAAATGATTTTCAAGATTTATTAATTCCAATATTTAAAAATGGAAATTTAGTTTATGAATGCCCCAATATCGAAGAAATCAGAAAAAATACCCTCAATAATTTAAGCAAACTCAATCAAAAATACAAAAAAATATTAAATTCTGAAATTTATCCAATTGGTTTAGAAAAAAATCTTTACGAAATAAAAGAAAATTTAATTAAAGAAAACAAATAA
- a CDS encoding efflux RND transporter permease subunit yields MYLAKVSIKRPYFISMINLLILIFGLVSFPKLPVQENPNVELPFVSISVRYPGVNPKTAEDLLLKPLENELKGVSGLKEMRGSAYQDGARVFLKFSLNIKIDNAVSDVRDKLNAIRFPSGVETPIIRKINDDDNSIMSLSVTSDTLSFKELSDFVNNDLQAHLQTIDGVGDVSVYGDQTKEIQIQLNPSIIHAMKISPTEIEQNIKNQILNEPSGVLRGNEKNVGISTYSIPTQIDSVAKLPLNLKNNTIIRLEDIAKIKDTYADPVTYSELNGKKTISLDVFKKSQGNVVNISKNVKKMINKYNIDNNKNIEIVIVNDNSNFISEVVRSRIFELILAIIFAVAVVYVFLHNWRNTLICAVAIPVSLIGTFFVANYLNFSINYLTLVALTLSVGILVDDAIVVIENIHRHLLMGKKPLKAAADGASEIGFAAIAVTLAIVAVFIPVAFMDGVFGRYFYEFGVTVATAVLISLLVALTLVPMLSSKFLKENIENSSNKNPFEIKFNSKLDQVQIVYKNLLQKVLKYKKSSVFLGFIIFILSIVLLNFVPKNFVPEENNNVAHFNFYLEKGTNLNSSIARGQELDKYIRKLSGVENVVMNVGSGKNSSFSNIQYIITLVESGKRNFSKNEFISFLQNDAKKFLRSDKEKFMMNDGYPPIQVNLFSMNTELINEYSKKVIEYMHTLPKISGIKSSLEDPIQELRVVPDLLKAASLNVDPKEIFNVLKLLYGGVKVGNFYADGKFYEIKIMLPLLQNQTLSDLNGVLIPTKDGSSVLLSSVASIENIYSDAVISHLNGNNMMRITANYLGSDLNKVTMQIQEFVNSTKPFNISNNFSGNAESLQELISTVAYTLLLSCIFIFMVLAAQFESFKAPLSIMLSIPFAFSGSFIGLLITRQPLTIYSMIGIIMLMGLVTKNAILLIEFTQQKITQGNDVVSSLLEATQVRFRPIMMTTLTMIAGMIPMLFSKEAGSVSMGVTVIGGLISSTLLTLFIVPCAYCILNRIKLKSNY; encoded by the coding sequence ATGTATTTAGCAAAAGTTTCTATTAAACGACCATATTTTATTTCAATGATTAATTTATTAATTTTAATATTTGGATTAGTGAGTTTTCCAAAGCTACCAGTGCAAGAAAATCCGAATGTTGAATTGCCTTTTGTAAGTATCAGTGTTCGTTATCCCGGAGTAAATCCTAAAACCGCCGAAGATTTATTACTAAAACCTTTAGAAAATGAATTAAAAGGAGTGTCTGGGTTAAAAGAAATGCGGGGTTCTGCTTACCAAGATGGTGCGAGAGTTTTTTTAAAATTTAGCTTAAATATAAAAATTGATAATGCTGTTTCTGATGTCCGTGATAAATTAAATGCTATCCGTTTTCCTTCTGGGGTAGAAACTCCAATAATAAGAAAAATTAATGATGATGATAATAGTATAATGTCATTAAGTGTTACTTCAGATACTCTCTCTTTTAAAGAATTGTCAGATTTTGTTAATAATGATTTACAAGCGCATCTTCAAACTATTGATGGTGTAGGTGATGTTTCTGTTTATGGTGATCAAACAAAAGAAATTCAAATTCAATTAAATCCATCTATTATTCATGCAATGAAAATATCACCTACTGAAATTGAACAAAATATTAAAAATCAAATATTAAATGAACCTTCTGGTGTATTGAGAGGAAATGAAAAAAATGTAGGAATATCGACTTATAGTATTCCTACACAAATAGACTCTGTTGCAAAGTTACCTTTAAATTTAAAAAATAACACAATTATTCGCTTAGAAGATATAGCAAAAATTAAAGATACGTATGCAGATCCTGTTACATATAGTGAGTTAAATGGTAAAAAAACTATTTCTTTAGATGTTTTTAAAAAATCACAAGGAAATGTTGTTAATATTAGTAAAAATGTAAAAAAAATGATTAACAAATACAATATTGATAATAATAAAAATATTGAAATCGTAATTGTTAATGATAATTCAAACTTTATTTCAGAAGTCGTTCGCTCTCGTATTTTTGAATTGATATTGGCAATAATATTTGCGGTAGCTGTTGTTTATGTTTTTTTGCATAATTGGAGAAATACTTTAATTTGTGCAGTTGCAATTCCTGTTTCGTTGATAGGGACATTTTTTGTCGCGAATTATTTAAATTTTTCCATTAATTATTTGACTTTAGTTGCTTTAACGTTATCGGTTGGTATTTTAGTTGATGATGCTATTGTTGTGATAGAAAATATTCACAGACATTTATTAATGGGAAAAAAGCCGCTTAAAGCGGCTGCAGATGGGGCAAGCGAAATTGGATTTGCAGCAATAGCAGTTACACTTGCAATTGTTGCAGTTTTTATTCCAGTTGCTTTTATGGATGGAGTGTTTGGGCGATATTTTTATGAATTTGGCGTAACGGTTGCAACTGCGGTTTTGATTTCTTTATTGGTAGCTTTAACTTTAGTTCCAATGTTAAGTAGCAAATTTTTGAAAGAAAATATTGAAAATAGCTCTAATAAAAATCCTTTTGAAATTAAGTTTAATTCAAAACTAGATCAGGTTCAAATTGTCTATAAAAATTTATTACAAAAAGTATTAAAATATAAAAAATCTTCAGTATTTTTAGGTTTTATAATATTTATATTAAGTATAGTATTGCTTAATTTTGTTCCAAAAAATTTTGTTCCAGAAGAAAATAATAATGTAGCACATTTTAATTTTTATTTAGAAAAAGGGACTAACTTAAATTCTTCAATTGCTAGGGGGCAAGAGCTAGATAAATATATTAGAAAACTTTCTGGTGTTGAAAATGTAGTTATGAATGTTGGTTCAGGAAAAAATAGTTCTTTTAGTAACATTCAATATATAATTACGCTTGTAGAATCTGGTAAAAGAAATTTTTCAAAAAATGAATTTATTAGTTTTTTGCAAAATGATGCAAAAAAATTTCTTCGATCTGATAAAGAAAAATTTATGATGAATGATGGATATCCACCTATACAAGTAAATTTGTTTTCAATGAATACAGAGTTAATTAATGAATATTCAAAAAAAGTTATTGAATATATGCATACTTTGCCAAAAATCTCTGGAATAAAAAGTTCATTAGAAGATCCAATTCAAGAATTGAGAGTAGTACCAGATCTTTTAAAGGCAGCATCATTAAACGTTGATCCAAAAGAAATTTTTAATGTATTAAAATTACTTTACGGTGGTGTAAAAGTAGGGAATTTTTATGCTGATGGCAAATTTTATGAAATTAAAATTATGCTACCTTTATTGCAAAATCAAACTTTGTCCGATTTAAATGGGGTTTTAATTCCGACTAAAGACGGTTCTTCTGTTTTGTTATCAAGTGTAGCATCTATTGAAAATATTTACTCTGATGCTGTAATTAGTCACTTAAATGGTAATAATATGATGAGAATTACTGCAAATTATTTAGGTTCTGATTTAAATAAGGTTACAATGCAAATTCAAGAGTTTGTAAATTCTACAAAACCATTTAATATTTCAAATAATTTTAGCGGTAATGCAGAAAGTTTACAAGAGTTAATTTCAACGGTTGCTTATACTTTATTATTGTCTTGTATTTTTATTTTTATGGTACTCGCTGCTCAATTTGAAAGCTTTAAAGCTCCTTTATCGATTATGTTGAGTATTCCTTTTGCATTTTCTGGTTCGTTTATTGGGTTATTAATAACAAGGCAGCCTTTAACAATTTACTCTATGATAGGAATTATTATGTTGATGGGTCTTGTAACCAAAAATGCAATTTTACTTATAGAGTTTACGCAGCAAAAAATTACGCAAGGTAATGATGTTGTCAGTTCTCTTTTAGAAGCTACTCAGGTTCGATTTCGTCCTATTATGATGACAACTCTTACAATGATTGCCGGAATGATTCCTATGTTATTTAGTAAAGAAGCAGGAAGTGTTAGTATGGGAGTTACTGTTATTGGCGGATTAATTTCATCAACTTTGCTAACTTTATTTATTGTGCCTTGTGCATACTGTATTTTAAATAGAATAAAATTAAAAAGTAATTATTAA
- a CDS encoding efflux RND transporter periplasmic adaptor subunit translates to MKKNLNSKFLLYVVLLPFFLMSCTKKNEKASLPNTSDTKLTNNNIEKNEIDNTKQELSSVDLNIKNEQDKITNQESSVNDSSNKKISNPRIPATLIPENQSSLGFLTSGSLKFTYVRPGDEVKQGQLLASLEDKQAELDVNTAKIEVEKRKMAIAQQEKVVNRIEMQFKNGIVNQATLEKEKDTLILNSLELKTALENLKGKEYILNSTKLLAPYNGVITQLYKYKGDYLNIGVPVFQITQIKNYKLSAKIPITYYDKFKTGMKIEINNPITGKSGFAFVDKVVPVIDPSLRTFDIYAKIDGFNDNLSPGSFLEIIL, encoded by the coding sequence ATGAAAAAAAATTTAAATAGTAAATTTTTATTATATGTTGTTCTTTTACCATTCTTCTTAATGTCTTGTACTAAAAAAAATGAAAAAGCGTCTTTGCCAAATACTTCTGATACAAAATTAACAAACAATAATATTGAAAAAAATGAAATTGATAATACAAAACAAGAATTAAGTTCTGTTGACTTAAATATTAAGAATGAGCAAGATAAAATTACAAATCAAGAATCAAGTGTAAATGATTCAAGCAATAAAAAAATTTCTAACCCTAGAATTCCTGCAACACTTATTCCAGAAAATCAAAGCTCTCTTGGTTTTTTAACTTCTGGATCCTTAAAATTTACATATGTTAGGCCTGGGGATGAAGTGAAGCAAGGACAATTGCTTGCTTCACTTGAAGATAAGCAAGCTGAATTAGATGTTAATACAGCAAAAATTGAAGTAGAAAAACGAAAAATGGCAATAGCACAGCAAGAAAAAGTTGTGAACCGAATTGAAATGCAATTTAAAAATGGAATAGTCAATCAGGCTACTTTAGAAAAAGAAAAAGATACATTAATTTTAAATAGTTTAGAATTAAAAACTGCCTTAGAAAATTTAAAAGGTAAAGAGTATATATTAAATTCTACTAAATTATTAGCTCCATACAATGGAGTTATTACACAATTATATAAATATAAAGGAGATTATTTAAATATTGGAGTTCCAGTATTTCAAATTACTCAAATAAAAAACTATAAGCTTTCTGCAAAAATTCCTATTACTTATTATGATAAATTTAAAACAGGAATGAAAATAGAAATCAATAACCCAATTACTGGAAAATCAGGGTTTGCTTTTGTTGATAAAGTTGTTCCTGTTATTGATCCATCTTTAAGAACATTTGATATTTATGCAAAAATTGATGGTTTTAATGACAATTTATCTCCAGGCTCATTTTTGGAAATTATATTATAA
- a CDS encoding TolC family protein — protein sequence MMNFKKIFIFLLVFHKQLLAQDIQSATLPSAVLTLSESMDIAEKNSTELKQSQQSVDYYQNVHFLNYFNMLPSVMASAKYTWTPQSPSNINMNQLQNANLLNVTVTQPVTGILQSSYKLGQLTSQTEAAKQDFTATKITARVSGAIAFIKAYQDLQNIEIKKFDLDNANQQYQETKTLFESGDENKTKIDLLQMQAKLLNAESDFETAKNHYLNSLANLKNILKIDNKLNIELKEDNFLNIEQQKIPELSFLIEKSLNLRGEIKSLNYNIKAKNDSINQSMFDFFPKLDAFINYQKSFSSSSNSDLSTSNPLSFGLNFNWHIWDGAITVENKMTKVYELNKLKTEMDSKKYAIISSVTESYQNLIAAIQVFPKIKLAANTLEEAFKLSKIKYKTGNLSASELLNVQNSYVSAKLNLAKLRSDIDLSWIKLQGEVGNIPKY from the coding sequence ATGATGAATTTTAAAAAAATATTTATTTTTCTTTTGGTATTTCATAAGCAATTGTTAGCTCAAGACATACAGTCAGCAACTTTACCTAGTGCTGTTCTAACCTTATCTGAGTCTATGGACATTGCAGAAAAAAACTCAACGGAATTAAAACAATCACAGCAAAGCGTAGATTATTACCAAAATGTCCATTTTTTAAACTATTTTAACATGCTTCCTTCGGTAATGGCGAGCGCTAAATACACTTGGACTCCACAAAGTCCTTCGAATATCAATATGAATCAACTGCAAAACGCAAATTTACTCAACGTTACTGTAACTCAGCCTGTTACAGGTATTTTACAGTCCAGTTATAAATTAGGGCAGCTTACCTCCCAAACTGAGGCGGCAAAACAAGATTTTACTGCCACAAAAATAACCGCTCGAGTATCTGGCGCAATTGCATTTATAAAAGCCTACCAAGATTTACAAAATATTGAGATAAAAAAATTTGATTTAGACAACGCTAACCAACAATATCAAGAAACAAAAACTTTGTTTGAAAGCGGTGATGAAAATAAAACAAAAATAGATCTCTTGCAAATGCAAGCAAAGCTTTTAAATGCAGAAAGCGATTTTGAAACTGCAAAAAATCATTATTTAAATAGCCTTGCGAACTTAAAAAATATATTAAAAATTGATAACAAATTAAATATTGAGTTAAAAGAAGATAATTTTTTAAATATTGAGCAACAAAAAATTCCTGAATTAAGTTTCTTAATTGAAAAATCTCTTAATTTAAGAGGCGAAATAAAAAGCTTAAATTATAACATTAAAGCAAAAAATGATTCTATCAATCAAAGTATGTTTGATTTTTTTCCTAAACTTGATGCATTTATAAATTATCAAAAAAGTTTTTCTTCATCTTCAAATTCTGATTTATCGACGTCTAATCCATTAAGCTTTGGTTTAAATTTTAATTGGCATATTTGGGATGGAGCAATAACGGTCGAAAATAAAATGACAAAAGTTTACGAATTGAATAAGTTAAAAACAGAAATGGATTCTAAAAAATATGCAATTATTTCGTCTGTAACTGAGTCTTACCAAAACTTAATAGCAGCAATTCAAGTTTTTCCAAAAATAAAGCTTGCAGCAAACACATTAGAAGAAGCATTTAAGCTTTCTAAAATAAAATATAAAACCGGAAATTTAAGTGCATCAGAATTGTTAAATGTACAAAATTCTTATGTTAGTGCTAAGTTAAATCTTGCAAAATTGCGTAGTGATATTGATTTATCATGGATAAAACTACAAGGTGAAGTTGGTAATATCCCTAAATACTAA
- a CDS encoding alpha/beta fold hydrolase, whose protein sequence is MTNLHFLHGFLGLASDWHCFAKDFKEHDCKFHNIYDYLGKHENNQKKRCFYSWANNFNATVLHKNATNQKNILIGYSLGGRLALHALIESKKWDAAIIISANPGLLNNSDKQARILNDKLWSHRFLTEKWELVLHLWNSQDIFLNSKINFNRAENNFNKIEIANILNEFSLGKQENLREKIKNLDIPILWLAGENDIKFIKILYEMKDINKKIEAKTILDSGHRSPWENQAEFVKISLNFINKI, encoded by the coding sequence ATGACGAATCTTCATTTTCTTCATGGATTTCTTGGTCTTGCCTCTGATTGGCACTGCTTTGCAAAAGATTTTAAAGAACACGATTGTAAATTTCATAATATTTATGATTACTTAGGTAAACATGAAAACAATCAAAAAAAAAGATGCTTTTATTCTTGGGCAAATAACTTTAATGCAACAGTTTTGCATAAAAATGCTACTAATCAAAAAAATATTTTAATAGGTTATTCTCTTGGAGGAAGACTTGCATTACACGCGTTAATTGAAAGTAAAAAATGGGATGCGGCAATTATAATATCTGCCAATCCAGGACTCTTAAATAACTCAGATAAGCAAGCAAGAATTTTAAATGATAAATTATGGTCGCACCGTTTTTTAACTGAAAAATGGGAATTGGTATTACATTTATGGAATTCTCAAGATATATTTTTAAATTCAAAAATTAATTTTAACCGTGCAGAAAATAATTTTAACAAAATTGAGATTGCTAATATTTTAAATGAATTCTCTCTAGGTAAGCAGGAAAATTTACGAGAAAAAATTAAAAATTTAGATATTCCAATTTTATGGCTTGCTGGAGAAAATGATATAAAATTTATAAAAATTTTATATGAAATGAAAGATATTAATAAAAAAATTGAAGCAAAAACTATTTTAGATAGTGGCCACAGATCACCATGGGAAAATCAAGCAGAATTTGTTAAAATATCATTAAATTTTATTAATAAAATTTAA
- a CDS encoding cation:proton antiporter — protein sequence MHNIFIQDLSAMLLTGGAFGWIFKKFLKLPLLLGYIFAGVLLSLPISYTPYVVSKESANTLAEIGVLLLMFSMGLHFGVRKVKSLGSTPIIVGLTQAMLMWFVGTQVVQLIGITGHEALFIGAVISTASTAVIVKILEDHQLKSARFAEKLMGVLLVEDSLAIFMIIWLSTTVTGGNIQLIELVPIFICSILLWWLLGTLLLPRIIHSAFIVGKEELLLILSIGLALGLAYISASWNFSSALGAFIMGSILSECRELRKIETLIEPVKNLFALVFFVSIGFLFNPHIIIEKWQLIFALVCSIIFGKFIFNLLFNLIAGQGVKDSIRISGCMGQIGELSFVVAQVGVSLGAIDNKNFSAIVATAIITILITPFVATASLSFADKAENIIPKNVCKLIDSYSQAVIGFSLENKMAPFYEKFSLINGIRYLVENTKSRLKKNYMLMTSRNITATLDRLAPWDEYLVPVNVGSDTKITGKNLMELKLREKFNVNIVAITRDERTIVSPVANEIIMSNDTLLVYGNEKSIADLENFCTEKISSENDLTIDQCILAGIKLHANHRFVGKTILELGIRVNYNCIVLAVNRNNQRIKNPISSFTFQKDDELFIFGTRISLEKIKVLE from the coding sequence ATGCATAATATCTTTATCCAAGATCTTTCTGCCATGCTCTTAACAGGGGGAGCGTTTGGCTGGATTTTTAAGAAATTTCTTAAACTACCTTTGTTGCTTGGTTATATTTTTGCAGGTGTCCTCCTTTCTTTGCCAATATCTTATACACCTTACGTTGTTAGTAAAGAATCTGCCAATACTTTAGCTGAGATTGGTGTGTTACTATTGATGTTTTCAATGGGGTTGCATTTTGGGGTTCGCAAAGTGAAATCCTTGGGCAGCACGCCCATTATCGTTGGTCTCACCCAAGCAATGCTGATGTGGTTTGTTGGAACGCAGGTTGTTCAGCTGATTGGAATTACAGGGCATGAAGCATTATTTATTGGGGCTGTGATATCGACTGCATCAACAGCAGTTATTGTAAAAATTTTAGAAGACCATCAGCTTAAAAGCGCTCGTTTTGCAGAAAAATTGATGGGTGTACTGTTGGTTGAAGATTCTTTAGCAATTTTTATGATTATTTGGTTATCAACAACAGTAACAGGCGGTAACATACAATTAATTGAGTTAGTGCCTATTTTTATTTGTAGTATTTTGTTGTGGTGGCTTCTCGGAACGCTTTTATTACCAAGAATTATTCATTCTGCATTCATTGTTGGTAAAGAAGAATTATTATTAATTTTAAGCATTGGTTTAGCGTTAGGCCTAGCTTATATATCTGCTTCTTGGAATTTTTCTTCAGCTTTAGGCGCATTTATTATGGGTTCAATTTTGTCTGAATGTCGAGAACTTAGAAAAATTGAAACATTAATTGAACCTGTTAAAAATTTGTTTGCTTTAGTATTTTTTGTATCAATAGGTTTTTTATTTAATCCCCATATTATTATTGAAAAATGGCAACTGATCTTTGCTCTAGTATGCTCAATAATTTTTGGAAAATTTATTTTTAATTTACTTTTTAATCTCATTGCAGGCCAAGGTGTTAAAGATTCAATTAGAATTAGTGGTTGTATGGGGCAAATTGGTGAATTGTCTTTTGTGGTTGCTCAAGTTGGAGTGAGTTTAGGCGCAATCGATAATAAAAACTTTTCTGCTATTGTAGCAACAGCTATCATTACAATATTAATAACACCTTTTGTAGCAACAGCTTCTCTTTCTTTTGCAGATAAAGCAGAAAATATTATTCCAAAAAATGTTTGTAAGCTAATTGACTCGTATTCTCAAGCTGTCATTGGTTTTTCATTAGAAAATAAAATGGCTCCATTTTATGAAAAATTTTCATTAATTAATGGTATTCGTTATTTAGTAGAAAATACAAAATCACGTTTGAAAAAAAATTATATGCTGATGACCTCTCGAAATATAACAGCAACTCTTGATCGTTTGGCTCCATGGGATGAGTATCTTGTACCTGTTAACGTAGGCTCTGATACAAAAATAACAGGAAAAAATTTAATGGAATTAAAACTTCGAGAAAAGTTTAATGTAAATATTGTTGCTATTACTCGTGATGAAAGAACAATTGTTTCTCCAGTAGCAAATGAAATTATAATGTCAAATGATACATTGCTAGTTTATGGTAATGAAAAATCGATTGCTGATTTAGAGAATTTCTGTACCGAAAAAATAAGTTCAGAAAATGATCTAACAATTGATCAATGCATCCTTGCAGGAATAAAGCTTCATGCAAACCACCGATTTGTGGGTAAAACAATTTTAGAATTAGGAATCAGAGTTAACTATAATTGTATTGTTTTAGCAGTTAACCGTAATAATCAAAGAATTAAAAATCCTATTTCAAGTTTTACTTTTCAAAAAGATGATGAATTATTTATTTTTGGAACAAGAATTTCTTTAGAAAAAATAAAAGTACTAGAATAA
- the fahA gene encoding fumarylacetoacetase encodes MQELNTWLDIPNIHDFSIYNIPFGVFYSDNNSKTARCGAALGDYIIDLNILHQYGYLDNISNLNKNIFEKNKLNDFLELGNQTCFAVRKEIQKIFSDPSSLLKNRPDHLNKILLNSQTQKMLLPIDVKDYVDFYSSLDHATNVGKMFRDENNPLLPNWKHIPIGYHGRSGSIIVSGTNFPRPRGQLCAPNSTTPSFGASQQLDFELEMAFITSKNTSIGDTITPNNAKDAIFGLTLFNDWSARDIQRWEYVPLGPFLGKSFASSMSPWVVTLDALEPFALPPLKKENSELEYLKCSKNGLYDITLEVYLQSKNMTSPMLLVTSNYKHMYWNLFQQLAHMTSNGTPIRVGDLYASGTISGPTRESFGSMLEIAWKGTQPIFLSDGTMRTFLHDGDTIVFKGFAQNDNFRVGFGSLYGTILSD; translated from the coding sequence ATGCAAGAATTAAATACCTGGTTAGATATTCCAAATATTCATGATTTTTCAATTTATAATATTCCTTTTGGAGTTTTTTATTCTGACAATAATTCTAAAACAGCGCGCTGCGGAGCAGCTCTTGGCGACTATATAATAGATTTAAACATACTACATCAATATGGTTATCTCGATAATATTTCAAATTTAAATAAAAATATTTTTGAAAAAAACAAATTAAATGATTTTTTAGAACTAGGCAACCAAACATGCTTTGCGGTTAGAAAGGAAATTCAAAAAATATTTTCTGACCCGAGCTCCCTCTTAAAAAATCGCCCAGACCATTTAAATAAAATTCTCCTAAATTCACAAACCCAAAAAATGCTTCTTCCTATTGATGTTAAAGATTATGTTGATTTCTACTCAAGCCTTGATCACGCCACAAACGTAGGAAAAATGTTTAGAGATGAAAACAACCCGCTTCTTCCGAACTGGAAACACATACCTATTGGTTACCACGGAAGAAGTGGCTCTATTATAGTCAGCGGCACTAATTTTCCTCGCCCTCGTGGACAGTTATGTGCGCCAAATTCAACGACTCCCAGTTTTGGCGCATCACAGCAGCTCGATTTCGAACTCGAAATGGCATTTATTACTAGTAAAAACACTTCAATTGGAGACACCATCACTCCCAACAATGCCAAAGACGCAATATTTGGATTAACACTCTTTAATGATTGGTCAGCCAGAGACATTCAAAGATGGGAATATGTCCCACTTGGTCCCTTTTTAGGCAAAAGCTTTGCAAGCTCCATGTCTCCCTGGGTTGTCACCCTTGATGCACTAGAACCTTTTGCTCTTCCTCCCCTAAAAAAAGAGAATTCAGAGCTAGAATATCTAAAATGTAGTAAAAATGGACTCTATGACATAACTCTCGAGGTTTATCTTCAATCTAAAAATATGACATCACCGATGTTACTCGTTACATCCAATTACAAGCATATGTATTGGAATTTATTTCAACAATTAGCTCACATGACGTCAAATGGCACGCCAATCCGGGTCGGAGATTTATATGCCAGCGGTACAATTAGCGGCCCAACACGCGAATCTTTTGGATCTATGTTAGAAATCGCTTGGAAAGGTACCCAACCTATTTTTCTCTCAGACGGCACAATGAGAACTTTTTTGCATGATGGCGATACAATAGTCTTTAAGGGGTTTGCACAAAACGACAATTTTAGAGTTGGTTTTGGTAGTCTATATGGAACGATACTTTCTGATTAG